One Tolypothrix bouteillei VB521301 DNA window includes the following coding sequences:
- a CDS encoding Crp/Fnr family transcriptional regulator, giving the protein MLIHEKTPFVSVLRSLTPLPEDEETKVINLFQTQVLQRKEFFIRAGDIPQTIGFILSGILRLYYVDDNGNEFTKSFCTENDFVGSYSALLLTQPSRLFIEALEDSKLLVANYSAYRSLSEAHPCWQTVNCKIAEALFVKKEKRESSLLLDDAKTRYLSFLAEYPGLDARLKQHYIASYLGITPVSLSRIRAQLKSH; this is encoded by the coding sequence CTCCATTTGTCTCAGTCTTACGATCGCTAACCCCTCTTCCTGAAGATGAAGAAACGAAAGTGATTAACCTCTTTCAAACTCAGGTTTTGCAACGCAAAGAATTTTTCATTCGTGCAGGTGATATACCGCAAACCATTGGATTTATACTATCCGGGATTTTACGCCTGTATTACGTTGATGATAATGGGAATGAATTTACAAAATCATTTTGTACTGAGAATGATTTTGTTGGATCTTATAGTGCATTGTTACTAACACAACCCTCACGACTCTTTATTGAGGCATTAGAAGATTCAAAGTTACTTGTTGCAAACTACTCGGCTTATCGATCGCTTTCGGAAGCACACCCTTGCTGGCAAACGGTCAATTGTAAAATAGCAGAGGCATTATTTGTCAAAAAAGAAAAGCGTGAAAGTTCGTTGCTGCTAGATGATGCTAAAACTCGATATTTGAGCTTTTTAGCCGAGTATCCTGGTTTGGACGCTCGCCTTAAACAACACTATATCGCCTCCTATTTGGGGATAACCCCTGTTAGCCTGAGTCGAATTCGCGCTCAACTGAAATCGCATTAA